The following are encoded in a window of Acropora muricata isolate sample 2 chromosome 6, ASM3666990v1, whole genome shotgun sequence genomic DNA:
- the LOC136920359 gene encoding anoctamin-3-like, which produces MAKPISYAKTQNDDEVILEMAEPSFDTNNSDEPIGLYFERDGLRRKIDYVLVYERCRVKEDEDDESREEARKLEGMRKAFEESIENAGLMIERVERPSTTDPNVERYFLLLHAPWEVLSKKAEAMRLKVPFQENDIVVKSWMEKTLGNERMQSLRKRNPLVVQDPTFKEKDNYFMANFKMEYLTKYLSHNKKEELFDTFDRVYIVQQICYNARFAEGAHGVGLRKMIFEGAYLSGYPLHDGPVKLDPEEQPINDRQRLKRDWARFGRFYKYQPYGEIKNYFGSEIALYFAWLGFYTAMLVPLAIVGFVVFLYGIGSSGSHIPVQDVCDEANKNKWYMCPLCDKQCSYWDLASATCLYARVTIFFDNEWTVGLALIASVWATLFLEFWKRRQATLAQEWHTDDFEEEEEPLRPEFAATVTRLKKNEVTGKMEPHVPKLQLYSRLAGVMSVIMFMIFLVIAAVVGVVVYRAAVFASLSGNSEPQVQRRARLITSATAAVLNLIAINILKIVYSKLAVWLTDWENPPTRTDYQDSFTWKMYLFQFVNTYASIFYIAFFKSGIVVGTPGRYKRIAGDYRLDGCSEQGCFLELCVQLLIIMVGQQIIGNITEVAIPAIMFWIKSRKEEQKGLPQYQRDFDLSPLGDHYMFWEYLEVVLQYGFVTMFVSAFPLGPLFALLNSIVEIRVDAINFVSQFRRPDSTRAEDIGAWFRILEGVTRLSVLVNAFILAFTSEYIPKLVYKMRYSDDGSLHGYIENSLASINLEDLYTREPGTAPENIHENLAYNQTYCLYTGYFDSTSPYKQNKQYWHVIAARLAFVFVFQFTVYVITNFISWLVPDVPKILELKSKREQHLEKVMFGKKNDDYHSNGTENLDEML; this is translated from the exons ATGGCGAAGCCGATTTCGTATGCGAAAACACAAAACGATGACGAGGTTATTCTAGAAATGGCCGAGCCATCGTTTGATACGAACAACAGCGATGAGCCGATCGGGTTGTATTTTGAACGCGACGGTTTGAGGAGGAAAATTGATTACGTCCTCGTTTACGAAAGATGCCGGGTGAAAGAGGACGAAGATGACGAATCCAGAGAAGAAGCACGAAAGCTTGAAGGGATGAGAAAAGCTTTTGAAGAAAGCATCGAAAACGCTGGCCTAATGATTGAACGTGTAGAAAGACCAAGCACAACA GATCCAAATGTTGAGCGCTATTTTCTGCTGCTTCACGCTCCATGGGAAGTGTTGTCGAAGAAAGCTGAAGCAATGCGTCTGAAAGTTCCTTTCCAAGAAAACGACATCGTGGTGAAATCTTGGATGGAGAAGACTCTTGGAAATGAACGAATGCAGTCATTACGTAAGAGAAACCCTCTTGTCGTTCAAGACCCCACCTTCAAAGAAAAGGACAACTACTTCATGGCCAACTTTAAAATGGAATATCTCACGAAGTACCTCAGCCATAATAAGAAGGAGGAGTTGTTTGACACCTTTGATCGGGTATACATTGTGCAGCAGATCTGCTACAATGCTCGCTTTGCAGAAGGAGCTCATGGCGTTGGGTTGAGGAAGATGATCTTCGAAGGTGCTTACCTGTCGGGGTACCCACTCCATGATGGCCCTGTTAAACTGGATCCTGAAGAACAGCCAATAAACGATCGACAGCGATTGAAGCGTGACTGGGCGAGGTTTGGACGATTTTACAAATATCAGCCTTACGGAGAAATCAAGAACTACTTTGGAAGTGAGATTGCGTTGTATTTCGCATGGTTGGGATTCTATACAGCCATGCTTGTGCCTCTTGCTATTGTTGGTTTCGTGGTGTTTCTCTATGGAATTGGTTCCTCTGGTAGTCACATTCCAGTCCAAGATGTCTGTGATGAAGCgaacaaaaataaatggtaCATGTGCCCTTTGTGTGACAAGCAATGCAGCTATTGGGATTTGGCGTCTGCAACCTGCTTGTATGCTCGTGTAACAATTTTTTTCGACAATGAATGGACAGTCGGCTTAGCTCTGATTGCCTCCGTCTGGGCCACCCTTTTCCTTGAATTCTGGAAACGACGTCAAGCGACTCTTGCACAGGAATGGCATACTGATGACTTCGAAGAAGAGGAAGAACCTTTGCGGCCCGAATTTGCCGCAACTGTCACAAGACTGAAGAAGAATGAAGTCACTGGCAAGATGGAGCCTCATGTTCCAAAGCTACAATTGTACAGCCGTCTAGCTGGCGTCATGAGCGTAATTATGTTCATGATATTCCTCGTCATTGCAGCTGTAGTGGGTGTCGTCGTGTACCGAGCTGCAGTTTTTGCGTCGTTAAGTGGAAATTCAGAGCCGCAAGTTCAGAGGCGTGCAAGATTGATCACCTCAGCGACAGCCGCGGTCCTCAATCTTATTGCCATCAATATTTTGAAGATTGTTTACAGCAAACTAGCGGTTTGGTTGACCGACTGGGAGAATCCACCAACCCGCACGGATTATCAGGATAGTTTCACCTGGAAGATGTACCTGTTCCAGTTTGTTAACACGTACGCCTCTATTTTCTACATCGCATTTTTTAAGTCAGGAATTGTTGTTGGCACTCCAGGAAGATATAAAAGGATCGCTGGAGACTATCGACTGGATGGCTGTAGTGAGCAAGGATGCTTCTTGGAACTATGTGTTCAACTTCTGATCATTATGGTGGGACAGCAGATCATCGGAAATATTACGGAGGTTGCTATTCC GGCGATCATGTTTTGGATAAAGAGTCGCAAAGAGGAGCAGAAAGGCCTTCCACAGTACCAACGGGATTTCGATCTGAGCCCTCTAGGCGATCATTATATGTTTTGGGAGTATCTCGAAGTTG TGTTACAGTATGGATTTGTGACTATGTTCGTTTCTGCCTTCCCACTTGGTCCTCTGTTCGCTCTTCTCAACTCCATTGTGGAAATTCGCGTAGATGCGATCAACTTTGTGTCACAGTTCAGAAGGCCTGACAGCACTCGAGCTGAAGATATCGGAGCATGGTTTCGTATTCTGGAAGGGGTAACAAGATTGTCAGTACTGGTAAATGCTTTCATCCTTGCGTTTACCTCAGAATATATTCCTAAGCTAGTCTACAAGATGAGGTACTCAGATGACGGTTCGCTTCATGGATACATCGAAAACAGTTTGGCTTCCATTAATCTTGAGGATCTCTATACCAGAGAGCCAGGGACTGCGCCGGAGAATATTCATGAAAACCTAGCCTACAACCAGACTTATTGCTT GTATACAGGTTACTTTGATAGTACCTCGCCATACAAGCAGAATAAACAATATTGGCACGTGATTGCTGCTCGCCTGGCCTTCGTCTTTGTGTTTCAATTCACTGTTTACGTCATCACTAATTTCATCTCCTGGCTTGTTCCGGATGTCCCAAAGATCCTGGAGCTCAAGAGCAAACGAGAACAGCATCTAGAGAAGGTGATGTTCGGCAAGAAAAATGACGATTATCATTCGAACGGAACGGAAAATCTCGATGAAATGTTGTAA
- the LOC136920357 gene encoding anoctamin-4-like: MSSQPYSRLVEGEQFEIETVADDSNLVQVTLQIGEATQRRIDYVLVYETSEDDNEDDESKEDAERRADARTYFEKQLEKQGLNLQHKTKKDSDTERHFVLIHVPWEVLARRAELSKMKVPLRINNTVFESWFEFFLGSKIIAKFEGKNPLKIRDASIPETPDHFMGVFKRERLSEYLQHKDFNKDTFFSNIDRQHLLQQILNNTRYSADPSDVGLTKLVYNGAYQSCYPLHDGEHDLSNGETAVNLRQQLKRDWARFGRIFKSQPYHAIKDYFGHTIGLYFAWLGFYTAMLVPLAIFALIVFIYGIASSSSHIPVRDICSESNRDVWYMCPLCDRQCSYWNLAPDTCMYAKVTHFFDNDWTVALAFFASIWATLFLEFWKRRQATLAHKWHTSEFEEEEEQFRPEYLASLTEEEREPYKPDPKTGKIRPNKVKVKRFRRLSFVLSVISFMILLVIVAMIGVVVYRAAVFAVLSSSSNQKIENGARILTTITAAFINLVIINILQSVYNRLALFLTDWENPMTRTEYKDSFTRKMALFQFVNNYTSIFYIAFFKSEMIVGSPGRYRRVFGKYRLDGCSAQGCFLELAIQIATIMVGQQLFYNITELGIPFVKMLLKKRRSQDKQDGDRPQYELDHDLSPLERHFMFWEYLEIVLQYGFVTMFVAAFPLGPLFALLNVIVEIRVDAINFLCQYRRADAVRAEDIGAWYGVLETITKISVLVNGFILAFTSEFIPKLAYKMVFSKNENPSWSGTLEGYVNNSLAYIDLHTLYTWENGTQPVNPTKNLNFTRDYCRYKGYYQNYYPYKHSSEYWNILAARLAFVFVFQFTVYAITSFIAWAIPDVPEELVFKIKREKELEKVILQDEDNDNIE, translated from the exons ATGAGCAGTCAACCATATTCAAGATTAGTCGAGGGAGAGCAATTCGAAATAGAGACGGTCGCTGATGATTCCAATCTGGTACAAGTAACTTTGCAGATAGGAGAAGCGACTCAGCGGCGGATTGATTATGTTTTGGTTTATGAAACATCTGAAGATGACAATGAGGACGACGAATCAAAAGAAGACGCAGAGAGACGGGCTGATGCAAGAACTTATTTCGAAAAACAGCTAGAAAAGCAAGGACTAAATTTGCAGCATAAAACAAAGAAG GATTCCGACACGGAACGACATTTTGTGCTTATTCACGTCCCATGGGAGGTTCTTGCCAGACGAGCCGAATTATCGAAGATGAAAGTTCCCTTGCGGATAAACAATACCGTCTTTGAATCTTGGTTTGAGTTCTTCCTTGGCTCAAAAATCATAGCAAAATTCGAAGGGAAAAACCCATTGAAAATTCGGGATGCCTCCATTCCGGAAACTCCAGACCATTTCATGGGAGTATTCAAGCGGGAACGCCTCTCGGAATATCTCCAGCATAAAGATTTTAATAAGGATACATTTTTTTCGAACATCGATCGACAGCATCTTCTCCAGCAGATTCTGAACAACACGAGATACTCAGCTGACCCCAGTGACGTTGGACTTACAAAGCTCGTGTACAACGGAGCCTACCAGAGCTGCTATCCACTTCATGATGGAGAGCATGACCTTTCCAACGGTGAAACAGCGGTTAATTTGAGGCAGCAGCTGAAGAGAGACTGGGCGCGATTTGGTAGGATCTTTAAGTCTCAACCCTACCATGCCATCAAGGACTATTTTGGCCATACAATCGGTCTGTACTTCGCGTGGCTTGGATTCTACACAGCCATGTTGGTCCCTCTCGCTATTTTTGCTCTGATAGTTTTCATATATGGAATTGCATCGTCTAGTTCTCATATTCCAGTTCGTGATATTTGTAGTGAAAGCAACCGCGATGTGTGGTACATGTGTCCGTTGTGCGATCGACAGTGCAGCTATTGGAATCTTGCTCCAGACACTTGCATGTACGCTAAGGTTACGCACTTCTTTGACAATGACTGGACAGTCGCCTTAGCATTTTTTGCATCCATCTGGGCCACGCTCTTCCTGGAGTTTTGGAAACGGCGTCAGGCAACACTTGCTCATAAATGGCACACTTCAGAGTTCGAAGAAGAGGAAGAGCAATTTCGACCAGAATACTTAGCGAGTTTAACTGAAGAAGAGAGGGAACCCTACAAACCCGATccaaaaacaggaaaaatccGCCCCAACAAAGTGAAAGTCAAGCGTTTTCGTCGTTTGAGTTTCGTGTTGAGCGTGATTTCTTTCATGATCCTTCTGGTGATCGTGGCAATGATCGGCGTCGTTGTCTACCGAGCAGCCGTTTTTGCAGTTTTAAGCAGCAGTTCCAACCAAAAGATCGAAAATGGCGCTCGCATCTTGACAACTATCACTGCCGCTTTCATAAACCTGGTCATTATAAATATCTTGCAGTCTGTCTACAACAGGCTTGCTCTTTTTCTAACAGACTGGGAAAATCCAATGACACGAACTGAGTACAAAGACAGCTTCACACGCAAGATGGCATTATTCCAGTTTGTCAACAACTACACCTCAATTTTCTACATAGCGTTTTTCAAATCCGAGATGATTGTTGGCAGTCCAGGGCGCTACAGAAGAGTCTTTGGCAAATATCGACTTGACGGGTGCAGTGCTCAGGGCTGCTTTTTAGAATTAGCGATACAGATTGCTACCATCATGGTTGGGCAACAGTTATTCTACAACATCACTGAACTTGGAATTCC GTTCgttaaaatgcttttaaagaAACGTCGATCTCAGGATAAACAAGATGGCGATCGTCCTCAGTATGAGTTAGATCATGACCTCAGTCCCTTAGAAAGACATTTCATGTTTTGGGAATACCTCGAAATTG TGCTACAGTACGGCTTTGTTACCATGTTTGTGGCCGCCTTCCCACTTGGACCGCTATTTGCACTTCTGAACGTCATCGTGGAAATTCGCGTAGATGCCATCAATTTTCTGTGTCAATATCGACGAGCTGACGCTGTCCGTGCGGAGGATATTGGTGCCTGGTACGGAGTGTTGGAGACCATAACCAAAATCTCTGTCCTTGTCAACGGTTTTATTCTTGCATTTACCTCTGAGTTCATTCCTAAACTTGCCTACAAAATGGTGTTTTCTAAAAACGAGAATCCATCTTGGTCAGGGACATTGGAGGGTTATGTCAATAACAGCCTTGCCTACATTGATTTGCATACCCTCTACACCTGGGAAAATGGTACCCAACCTGTGAACCCCACCAAGAACCTCAACTTCACTCGAGATTACTGCAG GTACAAAGGATACTACCAAAACTATTACCCATACAAACACTCCTCTGAATATTGGAACATACTGGCAGCTCGTCTAGCTTTTGTGTTCGTGTTCCAGTTCACGGTGTACGCTATCACCTCTTTCATCGCGTGGGCGATTCCAGATGTTCCTGAGGAATTAGTGTTTAAAATAAAACGAGAAAAAGAACTGGAGAAAGTGATATTGCAGGACGAAGACAATGACAACATTGAGTAA
- the LOC136920355 gene encoding anoctamin-3-like, whose translation MFSRLFHRPKDQNPMDRGAYSKLQQVDSPPEMESETVALAESSAYDASSYPTIDGRRIDYVLVYETCKEKEDEDEETKQEAQTREKSRRFYERRLQKKGLILRHESIITEKEPRVERHFVLICAPWKLLARRAEEMRLKVPLQKNDVLFKSFLESLCGAERIGKLANMDPLRVHDATIRERDDYFMGRFKEEQLAKFINHEDKETFFSSVDRLYIIQQILRNTRFARESKCVGINRLLLDGAYTCYYPLHDGTVKMEDGEMPVNNRQRLKRDWGRLGRCFKYQPYDAIKDYFGHEIGLYFAWLGFYTAMLVPLAIVALAVFVYGIVSARTHIPVQDLCDNKNAGVWYMCPLCDKQCSYWNLAPTSCLYAYVTHVFDNDGTVILALVASVWATLFLEFWKRRQASLAHRWNTESFEEEDEPLRPEYVRSLTKEELDPFKPDPETGKIVFRATNIKRARRFSVVFSLVAFMISLVIAAVIGVVVFRAAAFAVLSSNPDRRVQKRARILTTGLAAFINLVAITILKYAYNKLAVWLTNWENPATFSSYEDSFTTKMALFQFVNTFSSIIYIAFFKSEMIVGSPGRNTRVLGKYRLDGCSEQGCFLELAIQIAVIMIGMHLVGNVIEIGIPSLTLWLKRRQLDESTERPQFIKDHDLGSHEDHFLFWDYLEIVLQYAFVTMFVAAFPLAPFFALINAILEIRVDAITFICYYRRPKPVRVEDIGAWYSVLEATSKVAVLMNAFILAFTSEFIPKLVYRYQYAPDRNSTHGGTLKGYINNSLAYIDLKTLYEWEPGTEPQNPTANLNYTRDYCRYSSYRDSTYPYNYSKEYWNLVAARLAFVIVFQFVVYSITGFIAWIVPDVPEDLQFKDEREKQVVKEKLGTTSDDDDDSEEDREDNAVSDRPVLMSDLG comes from the exons ATGTTCTCGCGACTGTTTCACCGGCCAAAAGATCAAAACCCGATGGATAGAGGCGCCTACTCCAAGCTCCAACAAGTTGATAGCCCCCCGGAGATGGAGTCCGAGACTGTAGCACTTGCAGAATCTTCTGCTTACGACGCATCGTCGTACCCTACCATCGACGGAAGACGAATCGACTATGTCTTGGTGTACGAGActtgcaaagaaaaagaagatgaagatgagGAAACCAAACAGGAGGCACAAACACGGGAAAAGTCAAGACGATTCTATGAGAGACGCTTGCAAAAGAAAGGTCTCATCTTACGACACGAGAGTATCATCACAGAGAAG GAACCCAGGGTTGAGCGTCATTTTGTGCTGATCTGCGCTCCTTGGAAGCTGCTAGCCAGGCGCGCAGAGGAAATGAGACTGAAAGTGCCTCTTCAAAAAAATGATGTCTTGTTCAAATCTTTCTTGGAGTCTCTGTGCGGCGCTGAAAGAATTGGAAAACTCGCTAATATGGATCCACTGCGCGTCCATGATGCAACCATCAGAGAGAGGGATGATTATTTCATGGGCCGCTTCAAAGAGGAACAGTTAGCAAAGTTCATTAATCATGAAGATAAGGAAACCTTTTTCAGTTCCGTGGATCGATTGTATATCATTCAACAGATTCTGAGAAATACTCGCTTCGCAAGGGAATCGAAGTGTGTGGGTATTAATAGGCTTCTCCTGGATGGAGCGTACACCTGTTACTATCCGCTACACGACGGCACAGTCAAAATGGAGGACGGAGAGATGCCTGTCAATAATCGCCAACGACTCAAAAGGGACTGGGGAAGACTCGGCAGATGCTTCAAGTATCAGCCTTATGATGCTATCAAGGATTACTTTGGGCACGAAATTGGCCTGTATTTTGCTTGGTTGGGCTTTTACACCGCCATGTTGGTCCCTCTGGCCATAGTTGCCTTGGCTGTGTTCGTGTACGGAATTGTATCTGCTCGGACCCACATTCCGGTCCAGGACTTATGCGACAATAAGAATGCAGGAGTATGGTATATGTGTCCTCTGTGTGATAAGCAATGCAGCTATTGGAACTTGGCACCGACCTCATGTCTCTATGCATATGTGACGCACGTCTTTGACAATGACGGCACTGTTATACTCGCCCTCGTCGCATCTGTTTGGGCCACGCTTTTCCTTGAGTTCTGGAAGCGGCGACAGGCCTCTCTTGCACATCGTTGGAACACTGAATCCttcgaagaagaagacgaacCACTCCGACCAGAATATGTCAGGTCCCTGACTAAAGAGGAACTTGACCCCTTCAAACCAGACCCCGAAACCGGAAAGATCGTTTTTAGAGCCACGAATATTAAGCGCGCTCGCCGTTTTTCTGTCGTCTTCAGCCTGGTGGCATTCATGATCTCCCTCGTGATTGCTGCTGTTATTGGAGTGGTGGTGTTTCGTGCTGCTGCCTTTGCTGTTCTCAGCAGCAATCCAGACAGGAGAGTCCAAAAACGCGCCCGAATTCTTACCACAGGCTTGGCAGCCTTCATTAACTTAGTGGCTATAACGATTTTAAAGTATGCTTACAATAAGCTGGCAGTGTGGTTAACCAACTGGGAAAACCCGGCAACTTTCAGTTCTTATGAAGACAGCTTTACAACGAAAATGGCTTTGTTTCAGTTTGTCAACACTTTCTCGTCAATTATTTACATCGCTTTTTTCAAGTCCGAGATGATCGTCGGCTCCCCAGGGAGGAACACGCGGGTACTGGGCAAGTATCGACTGGACGGTTGCAGTGAACAAGGCTGTTTCCTTGAGCTGGCAATTCAGATCGCAGTCATCATGATCGGAATGCATCTTGTGGGGAACGTCATTGAAATTGGCATTCC ATCGCTGACGTTGTGGCTGAAAAGGAGGCAATTGGACGAGTCAACTGAAAGACCACAGTTTATCAAGGACCATGATTTAGGTTCTCATGAAGATCACTTCTTATTCTGGGACTACCTTGAAATTG ttcttcagTATGCCTTTGTAACCATGTTTGTTGCGGCCTTCCCACTCGCTCCATTCTTCGCTCTCATTAACGCTATTCTTGAGATTCGAGTGGATGCCATCACTTTCATATGCTACTACAGACGGCCGAAGCCTGTCCGTGTTGAGGATATAGGGGCGTGGTACAGCGTATTAGAGGCGACCAGCAAGGTGGCTGTGCTTATGAATGCGTTTATATTGGCATTCACGTCCGAGTTCATCCCAAAGCTGGTTTACAGATACCAATACGCCCCAGACCGAAATTCAACGCATGGAGGAACGTTGAAGGGTTACATCAATAACAGCCTCGCATACATTGATCTTAAGACTCTGTATGAATGGGAGCCTGGGACTGAGCCACAAAACCCGACAGCAAATTTGAATTATACCAGAGACTACTGCAG GTACTCAAGCTACCGAGACAGCACTTACCCATATAATTACTCGAAGGAGTATTGGAATTTGGTGGCCGCTCGGCTGGCGTTCGTGATTGTTTTCCAGTTTGTGGTTTATTCAATCACTGGTTTTATTGCCTGGATTGTTCCAGATGTCCCAGAGGATCTTCAGTTCAAAGATGAAAGGGAAAAACAAGTGGTCAAAGAAAAGTTAGGAACCACGagcgatgatgacgacgatagCGAAGAAGATAGAGAAGATAACGCGGTGTCTGACCGGCCAGTACTCATGTCGGACCTCGGCTGa
- the LOC136920465 gene encoding uncharacterized protein, translating into MRPVCAKMLVWLILCSFLPASTQALIDMKERLKDRVVHVETLIHRGRWLWQNDNKDHGGSRYLFIDLVAERDTYYEPRVQFQARACAGGKYLCFEPLSLPHYYLTAGFPTGAPSKYTVKLQYSTYVDNDNRFHWKVMCENDKMEKCQFVPVRFESDGYLMVADNWGKDGGYSGGHYDATLGKDVSKAWFRVHAPNPTDGYREVYSNTNTGTTEQQAEYSTTIGVSQTQTTTHTITNTVSVEIGGAFKAFSASASASIEVAWEHASSSTFEAAKTVTHKIRIPGRTKVVLKQLIGKYADTFDVGDDKYQIEEIPLDGGAARKKRIRLLKPTFIRV; encoded by the exons ATGCGACCAGTCTGTGCGAAAATGTTAGTGTGGTTGATCCTCTGTTCATTCCTGCCGGCTTCAACCCAAGCTTTGATTGACATGAAAGAAAGGTTAAAAGACAGAGTTGTTCACGTCGAGACACTCATCCATCGAGGACGATGGCTGTGGCAAAATGACAACAAGGATCATGGTGGTTCAAGATACCTCTTCATTGACCTTGTTGCTGAACGAGACACCTACTATGAACCAAGGGTTCAGTTCCAG GCAAGAGCTTGCGCAGGAGGGAAGTACCTATGCTTTGAACCTCTTTCACTCCCACATTACTATTTGACGGCTGGCTTTCCTACTGGAGCCCCGAGCAAGTATACTGTAAAGCTGCAATACTCCACCTATGTCGATAACGAT aatcgttttcaTTGGAAAGTGATGTGCGAAAATGACAAAATGGAGAAGTGTCAATTTGTCCCAGTACGTTTTGAGAGCGATGGGTACCTCATGGTGGCAGATAACTGGGGAAAAGATGGGGGTTATTCCGGTGGACATTATGATGCTACTTTAGGAAAAGACGTCAGCAAAGCTTGGTTCAGGGTACATGCACCAAACCCAACGGATGGATATCG CGAAGTATACTCAAACACAAACACTGGAACCACAGAACAACAAGCAGAGTATTCTACAACGATCGGCGTGTCCCAAACACAGACAACAACGCACACAATAACCAACACCGTTTCAGTGGAGATTGGTGGAGCTTTCAAAGCTTTTTCTGCGTCTGCATCTGCTTCCATCGAAGTGGCTTGGGAg CACGCTTCCTCTTCAACCTTCGAAGCGGCAAAGACAGTTACGCACAAGATAAGAATACCAGGCCGCACAAAGGTCGTTTTGAAACAGTTGATTGGAAAATATGCTGACACGTTTGACGTTGGAGACGATAAGTACCAGATTGAAGAGATACCATTGGATGGTGGTGCCGCACGCAAAAAAAGAATTCGACTTCTTAAGCCGACTTTCATTAGGGTCTAA